CCCACCTCGAACGGTGTCATCCGCCCGCGGTACCGCACCGCCGACTTTCACAGCCCGCCCATCCGCGCCGCGACGAACCCGATCACCAGACCGAGACCCGCGGCGGCCAGAGCCGCCAGCGCTGTTCCGACCCCCGAAAGCAGTGCTGCCCGGGTCTGACCGGCCTGGATCAGGCGTACGGTCTCACTGCTCGCCGTACTGAACGTCGTGTACCCGCCGAGGAAACCCGTCCCGCCGACGAGCAGCCACGAGGAAGGCAGCGCCACGGCGAGGACCAGCCCGGTCAGGACCCCGAGCACCAGCGAGCCACTGATGTTGACCGCCATCGTGCCGATCGGCACTACGCCCCGGATCGGCGAGATGAAGCCGTCGAGCATGAAACGTGCAACGGCCCCCAACCCACCGGCGATGCCGAGCATCAGCACGACAGACAGGCTCATGACGGAGGCGCTCATGGCGTGGCTCCTGAGGGCGCTCCGGGTCCGCTGCCTGAGCCACCGCTCGGGCCATCGCTCGGGCCATCGCTCGGGCCACGGCGAACGAACCGGACCACTGTGGCCACCGGCACCACCGACCCGTTCATGATGTGGCTCCTGACGGCGCTCCCGGACCGCGGCCTGAGCCATCGCTCGGGCTATCCCTCGGGCCACCGTGGACACGAGCACCGACGGCAAGGCCGGCTGCCGCCGCCGCAAGCCCGACAATCACCGACACGGAGAGGTAGGCGAGACCCTCCATCACCCGGCCTGAGCCGAGGAGCAGGGCGGAGTCGACGGCGAGCGCACTGTACGTGGTGAAGCCGCCGAGGAAACCCGTGCCGAAGAGCAGGCGGAGAGCCCGACGTCGCCCTTCGTCGGGGCCATGTCGTGCCAGGGCCCCGAGCAGCAGTCCGAGAGCGAAGGCCCCCACGATGTTGATCAGGAAGATCCCCAACGGTAGGCCCGCAGGAGCCGGAAGAACCCCGGCGAGACCGAAGCGGGACAGCGTTCCACCCATCCCACCCAGGAATACCAGCAGGAGGTAGGAGGGCCTGAGATGAGGCGGTCGTCCGCGGCCGTCGGAACGTCGTCGCGCCGGTGGATCAGGCGACATGCCGCGTGAGGAACTCCAGGGTCAGGTTCCAGGCATCTTCGGCCGGGCCGGGCCGGTACGCGAAGCGATTCGTGTCGTTGAAGAACGCGTGGCCGGCATCCGGATAGATCTTCGCCGTGAAGTCGACACCTGCACCACCCATCGCGCTCTCGAGTGCCGGCAGTTCGGCGATGAGGGCGTCGTCGTCCTGGCCGTAGAAGGCCAGGACGGGCGCCTTGATGCCTGCCAGTTCGTCGTCCGAGAACGAGGCATGGCCGTAGAAGGAAACACACGCCAGCAGACGCGGCTCGTGGATGGCGAGGGAGAAGCTGTAGGTTCCGCCGAAGCAGAATCCGGTGACCCCCACGCGTCCTGCGACGTCGGCATCGTCGTACAGGAACGCGAAACACGCCTGGACCCGCTGGGTGGTGAGCGAACCGAACTCGGGGTTCCGTAGGGGCGCCAGGAGTGCCCGGAGCTTCGGCTGTGCCTCGTTACGCGCTGCTTCATCCGGATTGGCGATGGCCTCGCCGATGCCGGCGGTGTTCTCCTCGGTGATGCCCTGGTCAGCGAGGAGATCCGGTGCGACGACGACATAGCCTTCCCGAGCGAAACGGTCCGCGACATCACGAGTGTGGCCCACGAGCCCCCACACCTCGTGGATGAGGACGAGTCCACCCTTCACCGGTCCTTCGGGGCGCGCCACATAGGCAGAGAGGGTGCCCGCGGGCGTGACGATGTCCTCGAACGAGCTCATTCGCCTAGGCTTGCACGCTTCTTGATGCTGCGCCAACCACCGTCACGGTTGTCAGCGATGATCGCCCTGAAGATCTCTCGCAGCGCGTCCTCGTCGAACGGTCCACCTTCGTGGAGGGCGACCGTCCGTCCTGTGGAGTTGGTGGCGCCGCCCGTGATGATCCCGTGGGGATCGGGCGCCAGCCCGCCGTCGTACAGGAACACGTTGACGTGGTCCTTGGCGGCCAGCAACGCACAGACGTTCCCGTCGAGCACGAAGTAGGGCTGCCTCGTGCGCTTGATCGTTTCCTGCACCTCAGGATCCGCCTCGTGCACGAGCCGGCGCACGCTGCGGCAGATGGCCTGCTGCCACGGCGGCAGCTTTGCGATGTAGTCGTCGACCCGGGTGTCGGGCTCTCCTGCCATGGGACCAGTGTGCCAGCGGCCGACGGGAGCCGGAAGGGCGCCCAGCAACGGCCGAAAGAATCAAAGGCAGGCGCTCGGGTTCCAGGCAGGTTCCCTCCGAGACTTGACCGTCCGCCCTCGCAGGTACTCTCCGATCCGCCGATCCGCCGATCCGTCGGTCAGCCGGTCGCGATCCGTGACACCGGAAGGATCGGCCGGAAGAACAATCGTGGATGCAGCTCACGGGCGTGAACCTGTGACGGGCGAAGCCTGTCGCATCGGCCGAGCGGCTTGCCTGAGGGTGCAGGTCGCGAGCAATGCCGGCTTCCCCGGGTCGAGCCCCCTCCACCCATTTCCACTACTGTTGCCCGGGTGTCTCCTCCCACCCTGCCGGCCTCGGTCCGCATGCGCTTGCTCACGTCGGACGATGCCGCCGCTCTCGCCCGGGCCTACCGTGACAACCGCGACCACTTGGCGCCCTGGGAGCCGTCCCGCGACGACGCCTTCTTCACCACCGCAGGCCAGGCTGAACAGATCGCGGGCAGCCTCGTGGGGCTGAGGGCGGGCACCGATGTCCCATGGGTCCTGACGGCGGGCGATCGCATCGTCGGCACCATCACCCTGACCGGTATCGTCCGGGGCCCCTTCCTCAATGCGCACATCGGCTACTGGGTGGACTCCGGCCTCCAGGGGCGCGGCGTGTGTTCGGCTGCACTCGGAGCGGCGATCGGGTACGCACGGGAGGATCTGGGACTGCACCGGGTCCAGGCGTCCGTCCTGCCGCAGAATGAACCGTCGAGGGCTGTCCTGGCCCGTACCGGATTCACGCTCATCGGTCTGGCGTCGTCCTATCTCCGGATCGCGGGCTCCTGGCAGGACCACCTGCTCTATCAGCGCATCCTGACCTGACCCGGGCCGACCCGACCCGGACCTGACCCGGGCTGACCTGACCCGGGGTGGGCTGGGCCGGCACGTCTGACCCGATTCGAGCCTTGCCTACCTGAGCTGACCGACCCGATTCGAGACTGACACATCTGGGCCGACCGGCTGCCCCGCCCGATCCGTCCGGCACGTCCGACCCGGTTCGAGCCCGGCCTACCTGAGCCGACCGCCAGCCCCGGCCCGTACGCCGGGAAGGGTGATGCGCCGTGGTGATCTGCTGAGGTACGACTCGCCAGGATCACCACCCACCCCCACCGAGGCAGGACAGCGGTTCCGTCCTGACGGGATGACACAGCCGCGCGGGTGCAGCGCACGGCACTGCGGGGAGTACTATCGGTGCCACCACAATCAGTCAACGACGACGGACGTGTGATGATCACCAAATTCCTTGCTCTCCTCGGCACCCTCAGCCTCTCCCTCGGAATACTCGCCCTGTTCGCCGGTGTCCGGGGCTATCCCCTCCTCCTGATCGCCGCCGGCGGGATCGTGCTCGCCCTGCCGTGCGTCCATCGCAGTGGCGGGAAGTCCCTCTCCCGGCACCCGGGCGACAACGGACACGTCGAATTCTCGATGCCTCCCGTCGGCTCGTGCCCGCCGGAGCGGCTGCGCGAGGCCCGTTTGCTGGCGGCTCGCGTGGTCGAATCGACGAGCCCACCGGGGTCACCTGAGTCACCTGAGTCACCGGACGTTCAGGAAGCGCCCAGAGCGCCGCACCAGCAGAAACGATGACAGGCAGGACCCTTTCCTGTTGAGTGGGTGCATGAGTCGCATCCTGATCCTCGGTGGCACTGCATGGCTCGGCCGTGAGCTCGCCGCCCACTTCGTCGCAGATGCTCACGACGTCACCTGCCTGGCCCGGGGTACCTCAGGGCCGCCACCACCGGGAGCCCGTCTCATCGCCGTCGACCGCTCGGCATCCGGCGCCTACGACGACGTCCTCGGCACCGACTGGGACGAGGTCATCGAGATCTCGTGGAACATCGACCATGTCAGCGGGGCGCTCGAAGCCCTCGCGGAGAGGGCCGCCCACTGGACGCTGATCTCCTCCTGTTCCGCGTACGCCTCCAACGCCGAACCGGGGGCGGACGAGTCGGCAGGCCTGGTAGACGCGACGGCGGAGGGTGCGGACGACTACGCCACAGCCAAGGTGCTCTGCGAGCAGGCGTCCGTTGCGGCGCTCGCGGACCGTCTCCTCACCGTCCGCGCCGGCCTGATCGCCGGGCCGGGAGACCGTAGTGACCGGTTCGGCTACTGGGTCTCGCGCTGCGCCCTCGCTGCCCGGAAGGACGTGCTCGCACCCACTCTCGCGGACCGTTACGT
This genomic interval from Arthrobacter agilis contains the following:
- a CDS encoding DUF1801 domain-containing protein codes for the protein MAGEPDTRVDDYIAKLPPWQQAICRSVRRLVHEADPEVQETIKRTRQPYFVLDGNVCALLAAKDHVNVFLYDGGLAPDPHGIITGGATNSTGRTVALHEGGPFDEDALREIFRAIIADNRDGGWRSIKKRASLGE
- a CDS encoding dienelactone hydrolase family protein, with translation MSSFEDIVTPAGTLSAYVARPEGPVKGGLVLIHEVWGLVGHTRDVADRFAREGYVVVAPDLLADQGITEENTAGIGEAIANPDEAARNEAQPKLRALLAPLRNPEFGSLTTQRVQACFAFLYDDADVAGRVGVTGFCFGGTYSFSLAIHEPRLLACVSFYGHASFSDDELAGIKAPVLAFYGQDDDALIAELPALESAMGGAGVDFTAKIYPDAGHAFFNDTNRFAYRPGPAEDAWNLTLEFLTRHVA
- a CDS encoding NAD-dependent epimerase/dehydratase family protein; protein product: MSRILILGGTAWLGRELAAHFVADAHDVTCLARGTSGPPPPGARLIAVDRSASGAYDDVLGTDWDEVIEISWNIDHVSGALEALAERAAHWTLISSCSAYASNAEPGADESAGLVDATAEGADDYATAKVLCEQASVAALADRLLTVRAGLIAGPGDRSDRFGYWVSRCALAARKDVLAPTLADRYVQIIDVRDLAAWVVTAGLSGTVGAVNAVGDIHTFGDVLTQARSVAGHSGDVVEAEAEWLVAQGVAYWAGPRSLPLWLPEDFAGFSRRSNAAFRAAGGKLRDLHGTLQDTLDDERGRGLERDRRAGLTRTEELELLTALQERTVV
- a CDS encoding fluoride efflux transporter FluC, producing the protein MSPDPPARRRSDGRGRPPHLRPSYLLLVFLGGMGGTLSRFGLAGVLPAPAGLPLGIFLINIVGAFALGLLLGALARHGPDEGRRRALRLLFGTGFLGGFTTYSALAVDSALLLGSGRVMEGLAYLSVSVIVGLAAAAAGLAVGARVHGGPRDSPSDGSGRGPGAPSGATS
- the crcB gene encoding fluoride efflux transporter CrcB; the encoded protein is MSASVMSLSVVLMLGIAGGLGAVARFMLDGFISPIRGVVPIGTMAVNISGSLVLGVLTGLVLAVALPSSWLLVGGTGFLGGYTTFSTASSETVRLIQAGQTRAALLSGVGTALAALAAAGLGLVIGFVAARMGGL
- a CDS encoding GNAT family N-acetyltransferase; protein product: MSPPTLPASVRMRLLTSDDAAALARAYRDNRDHLAPWEPSRDDAFFTTAGQAEQIAGSLVGLRAGTDVPWVLTAGDRIVGTITLTGIVRGPFLNAHIGYWVDSGLQGRGVCSAALGAAIGYAREDLGLHRVQASVLPQNEPSRAVLARTGFTLIGLASSYLRIAGSWQDHLLYQRILT